In Clostridiales bacterium, a genomic segment contains:
- the yajC gene encoding preprotein translocase subunit YajC — protein MGDTGGLIYLAVLVAAFYLLIIRPQMRNAKRVRELLASLEVGDRIVTVGGMRATITALNDETVTLEVADGVTLFFDRGAVGRKLDPDLTQADEGSTSE, from the coding sequence ATGGGCGACACAGGCGGTCTTATCTATCTAGCAGTGCTGGTGGCCGCATTCTATCTGCTGATCATCAGGCCGCAGATGCGCAACGCCAAGCGCGTTCGCGAACTGCTCGCATCGCTCGAAGTGGGAGACCGAATCGTGACTGTGGGCGGGATGCGCGCGACGATAACGGCGCTCAACGATGAGACGGTCACCCTCGAGGTGGCTGACGGGGTGACCCTCTTCTTTGATCGCGGGGCGGTGGGCCGTAAACTCGATCCTGACTTGACTCAAGCGGACGAGGGCTCGACTTCCGAGTAG